ttttttcctttatttataCTGAGAACTAATATGCAAACGATTCATAAAATTAACCCATTACATAGGAATTCAACTGAATAGAAGGAACACTAAATTTTGCAGTTTTTTCCCATGTAAAAGAAAATATACTTTCTCTGCATTGAGTTTTTGGTATAATTACAGGGCACAATAACATATTTTTCATCAAGATATAAGCATGTGGCACCTTACGTCGCGGGAAGCTTTCAATTGAGTCTCCTCAGCTGCAGATTTATCTTGATCCAATGAGAGATTAAGAGTGCTGATTGTATGTACTGCTGAATTCGACACATAAGAACTGGAACTGGTAGGCTTCCTTCTAATTTgaattttctttgtttcctcaaTGATACTGGATGTCTTATTATCCACAATTGTGAGTCCCTCCTGTTAAACCAAGGAAGCAACAACTGTTAATTCTCCAGAGGGTTATAGGGCTGAAGGAAAATAGCTGTACAGAGGTAAGTAAAAGTGATTACTTCCAAGGCATTTTTTATTCTTCCACCAAGCTGGTTGACAGAAGCAGAAAGAGCCTCTGGCCTGATTCGAGCTGCAGCCTCTCCTGTCTTCCAGTGGTTTTCAAATGACCAGCGAGACTGAGGGGCCTAAAATTACAGAAAGTTACAAGAGATGTAAGCAGAATGCCAGCTCCGAACATTATATTACTGAAAAGAGAGACGATGCCATACTCGAGAAGTTCACTTGTGACTGTCTGTATGTTGAGATATTCAGGAACACTTGATGCCTTACCTGATCTCCACTGGATGAACCGGAGTTGCTGCGGGGCCGTTCTTTCCTGAAGTCCTCAAACTTATGCGCCAAGGCGTCCTCGTCGAGAATTCCCTTGGCTTTGCTTGCCAAAGTTTGCCACAATCCAAGCTTGGGCTCGTTTATGGTTTTGAACGATGTGTAACTGTATGATGAAGCAGATTCCTACAAATTAAAGGCAAATCGACACATTACGCCATCTGGCTACCGTTGGTGCTGTGACAGAAACAAGCCGATTGTGCATATCAGATCACCGACAGGGCATATGCGTCATGATTCAGGACATCTAATCTAATAATCAGGAACTCAACAATCCACAGTATTCAAGAATGAGCTGAAGTAAGGAGATGGCCTTTGATGAAGCAATTTTCTTTTGGTCCTATTTCTGTTCGTGCAATCAAGACAGCGCAAGATGAAAGAGCGGAGCTCGATCAGACTTAGAtttgactgtagcaacacttTGGAATCGGCAATCAAGAAAGGGTACGGTACGCTACAAGGAAGCCAACTAGCAAGCAAACAGGGCAGAGGGGGAGGCAAGGGGAGAGAGGAGTGCGTGCCTGAGGATAGGAGCTCCGGTGATCGTCGGCGGCGCCCTGCTTCCGGCGATAGGCCATGGGGATCGGGGAGGCTTTCACACAGCACAGCAAGCCACGCCGCCAGAGAAGAGAATCAATCAAGCAACCGACTTTTGATGAAATCGGCGATCCGtcgtggccgtggtggtggtgatggcctGGCGACTCTTGATTCTCCCTCCTCcagggaaaaggagaaaaaaaaggtggaAGGCTGGTGACAGCGAGGCTGTGCATAACTTCGCCCCCACCACCATTACACACCAACGCGACCtttcgacgacgacgaccagtGCAGAAAGCCTGGGCTGGGCTGGTGTTTGGGCAGATGGGCCAACACCAACGGGATGGGCCCAAGTTTACTAGTCGAGCGCGGGGCATGGCCCAAGTTCTCTTCCCCCTCGCGGGATGAGGA
This portion of the Setaria viridis chromosome 7, Setaria_viridis_v4.0, whole genome shotgun sequence genome encodes:
- the LOC117863507 gene encoding uncharacterized protein — its product is MPRARLVNLGPSRWCWPICPNTSPAQAFCTGRRRRKVALVCNGGGGEVMHSLAVTSLPPFFSPFPWRRENQESPGHHHHHGHDGSPISSKVGCLIDSLLWRRGLLCCVKASPIPMAYRRKQGAADDHRSSYPQESASSYSYTSFKTINEPKLGLWQTLASKAKGILDEDALAHKFEDFRKERPRSNSGSSSGDQAPQSRWSFENHWKTGEAAARIRPEALSASVNQLGGRIKNALEEGLTIVDNKTSSIIEETKKIQIRRKPTSSSSYVSNSAVHTISTLNLSLDQDKSAAEETQLKASRDVANAMAAKAKLLLRELKSVKADLAFAKQRCAQLEEENKLLRETKQKGSKTEEDDELIRVQLETLLAEKSRLAQENSTYARENRFLREIVDFHQFSTTQDVVSLDDGDMEDDDPEEDSNLMYTENLLPVVEENSGDEELSPVPSRPESPMVGPEQPSSPISSNSQNPSKPDASASDTA